One window of Oryza brachyantha chromosome 12, ObraRS2, whole genome shotgun sequence genomic DNA carries:
- the LOC102715258 gene encoding uncharacterized protein LOC102715258, whose product MVAAASVYRCVLKAVHKHIGGGDSNSKRHFREFVASEFCRPTGTEGDAIARMRLARDYACLLTNVHHHKDLLSYNIAVDRSDEMKKILNKSAASVGLQLPDVYQA is encoded by the exons ATGGTGGCCGCGGCGTCCGTGTACCGCTGTGTGCTCAAGGCGGTGCACAAGCACATCGGAGGAGGTGACTCCAACTCCAAGAGGCACTTCCGCGAGTTCGTCGCCTCTGAGTTCTGCCGTCCCACAGGCACGGAGGGCGACGCAATAGCGAGGATGCGTCTCGCCAGGGATTACGCATGCCTCCTCACCAACGTCCACCACCACAAG GACCTGCTCTCGTATAATATAGCAGTGGACCGATCAGATGAAATGAAGAAGATATTGAACAAATCTGCTGCCAGTGTAGGACTTCAGCTTCCAGATGTCTATCAGGCGTGA